From Hydractinia symbiolongicarpus strain clone_291-10 chromosome 11, HSymV2.1, whole genome shotgun sequence, the proteins below share one genomic window:
- the LOC130614292 gene encoding hemicentin-1-like isoform X1: MMGFKVFSLIILFFAVKYIFTDNYFHIIHNVNSITKGRIIKHARGFIRTACLLKCRNNENCDKVYFKADKGSNSIGECWFVKEGDDDELQMKHISNGEEMESFQEVSYCGAKEPCEYERSKNIYDGPTGVAKAQELVVKFLMSFQKTEYPDKTPSGKFYKAIFDIQKAVAEEFISVDPSAKRKTVEERLKDLKSFLKVATEGGSIDFARATLGKGLFTFMKKKIKDGLPIDEIDKAADGYLKSIKDEIGEQSYNQIISSQGDSTLMFAMDTTGSMRAEIAASETIAKSIIDATRDFKVDYILSPFNDPGTGPVTYKSEKEPAGFITAISNLRASGGGDCPELAIKGMLNALDQGPKYGSPMFVFTDATAKDDSAENLEALKSAADINSATIAFFTNLNGCTRSGKTGIDSYKDIASHTSGQIFPLKNEAEILKLKDYVESSLSRDTMIASGGTIKSKSKRSVSPGQNKFSVDDGIAKLIVSIATSAQNTSQFVTLTDPAGRTVTALNTMSMIRIFQIDNPPSGVYSLVFPSGAGKYEYTAEAVSKDAIEFAHNFMYQENPRKEYPPFSLYNPITGVENQMIIRLGGVHRIDMSTIRVDLVDLHGKALMSNLKLSDLDAADEVLSTMLTPPTESFRVRLTGQTKTGAPFERISRGVSKASNVFVRPMFAGDEFTVTSGERNVAVQVQALVFGSSESQPLTFTVKARRGSITRSASKNIRKMGYVKLIYNAPAGMKGKTETIGVTVTNTRTGEKSTNIFSLLLK; this comes from the exons ATGATGGGTTTTAAAGTTTTCTCTTTAATCATATTGTTTTTTGCTGTTAAATACATTTTTACagataattattttcacattatTCACAACGTCAATTCCATTACAAAGGGAAGGATCATAAAGCATGCTAGAGGATTTATAAGAACAGCTTGTCTGCTGAAATGTCGTAACAATGAAAATTGCGACAAAGTATATTTCAAAGCAGACAAAGGTAGTAACAGTATAGGAGAGTGTTGGTTTGTCAAAGAAGGTGATGACGATGAGTTGCAAATGAAGCACATATCAAATGGTGAAGAAATGGAATCATTTCAG GAAGTTTCTTATTGTGGAGCTAAAGAGCCCTGCGAATATGAAAGAAGCAAGAACATCTACGATG GACCAACTGGTGTTGCAAAAGCTCAGGAACTCGTCGTGAAGTTTCTCATGAGCTTTCAGAAAACCGAATATCCTGACAAGACACCATCAG GTAAATTTTACAAGGCAATCTTTGATATCCAAAAAGCAGTTGCTGAAGAATTCATTTCAGTTGATCCATCGgccaaaagaaaaacagttgaaGAAAGATTGAAGGATTTGAAAAGCTTCTTGAAAGTGGCTACAGAAGGAGGCAGCATTGATTTTGCTCGTGCTACTTTAGGAAAAGGATTGTTCACTTTTATGAAG AAAAAGATCAAGGACGGTCTTCCAATTGACGAGATCGATAAAGCAGCCGATGGTTATCTGAAAAGTATTAAAGATGAAATTGGAGAGCAAAGTTATAACCAAATTATCTCTAGTCAAGGAGATAGTACATTAATGTTTGCCATGGATACTACTGGATCAATGAGAGCTGAAATTGCAGCTTCTGAAACCATTGCAAAATCTATCATCGACGCAACTCGTGATTTTAAAGTTGACTACATTTTGTCACCATTCAACGATCCTG gaaCTGGACCAGTCACTTACAAGAGTGAAAAAGAACCTGCTGGATTTATCACTGCCATCTCCAACTTACGTGCTAGTGGTGGAGGAGATTGTCCTGAACTTGCCATCAAAGGTATGCTTAATGCTTTGGATCAAGGACCTAAATATGGAAGCCCCATGTTTGTGTTTACTGATGCGACAGCTAAAGACGACTCAGCTGAGAACTTAGAAGCTTTAAAGTCAGCTGCAGATATAAATTCTGCAACGATTGCCTTTTTCACAAATCTCAATGGTTGTACTAGAAGTGGAAAAACAGGAATTGACAGTTACAAGGATATTGCTTCACACACGTCAG GTCAAATCTTTCCCCTGAAAAATGAAGCTGAAATTTTAAAGTTGAAAGACTATGTTGAGAGCAGTTTGAGTCGAGACACAATGATTGCATCAGGAGGTACCATCAAAAGCAAATCAAAACGATCTGTTTCGCCTGGACAAAACAAATTCTCAGTTGACGATGGCATTGCCAAGTTAATTGTTTCAATAGCTACCAGCGCTCAAAACACATCACAATTTGTTACACTGACAGACCCAGCTGGAAGAACTGTGACTGCATTGAACACAATGTCAATGATCCGTATTTTCCAAATCGACAATCCACCAAGTGGTGTATATAGCTTGGTGTTCCCATCAGGAGCTGGAAAGTATGAATACACGGCGGAAGCTGTTTCAAAAGATGCTATTGAGTTTGCTCATAACTTTATGTATCAAGAAAACCCAAGAAAAGAATATCCACCATTCTCATTGTATAATCCTATTACAG GTGTTGAAAACCAAATGATCATTCGCCTGGGTGGTGTACACAGAATTGATATGAGCACAATTCGAGTTGATCTTGTGGATCTTCATGGCAAAGCTTTGATGTCCAACTTAAAGCTGTCAGATTTAGATGCTGCTGATGAAGTACTCAGCACGATGCTGACACCACCAACAGAATCATTCAGAGTCAGATTAACTG GACAAACAAAAACTGGTGCGCCATTCGAACGAATATCTCGTGGGGTATCAAAAGCTTCTAACGTATTCGTCCGACCAATGTttgctggagatgagtttacagTTACATCAGGTGAAAGAAACGTAGCTGTTCAAGTTCAAGCTCTTGTTTTTGGCTCAAGTGAATCTCAACCTTTAACATTCACAGTAAAGGCAAGACGTGGAAGCATCACAAGATCTGCGTCGAAAAATATTCGCAAGATGGGTTACGTGAAGTTGATCTACAACGCACCAGCTGGCATGAAAGGAAAGACGGAAACTATTGGAGTCACTGTAACCAACACAAGAACAGGAGAAAAATCCACCAATATCTTTTCCCTCTTATTGAAATAA